The following proteins come from a genomic window of Prionailurus viverrinus isolate Anna chromosome D1, UM_Priviv_1.0, whole genome shotgun sequence:
- the LOC125146686 gene encoding putative olfactory receptor 56B2: protein MFQDLTHSNISKFQVSEFILMGFPGIHTWQHWLSLPLALLYLLALTANILILIIINQEATLHQPMYHFLGILAVVDMGLATTIMPKILAILWFSAKAISLPECFAQMYVIHCFVVMESGIFVCMAIDRYVAICKPLRYPAIVTDSFVVKATVFMALRNSLATIPVPVLAAQRHYCSQNQIEHCLCSNLGVTSLSCDDRTINSIYQLLLAWTLMGSDLALIFLSYVLILHSVLKLNSAEAASKALSTCTSHLILILFFYTVIVVISITHSAAITFPLVPVLLNVLHNVIPPALNPIVYALKNKELRHGLYKALKLNIKSN, encoded by the coding sequence ATGTTCCAGGATCTCACACATTCCAACATCTCTAAGTTCCAGGTCTCTGAGTTCATTCTGATGGGATTCCCAGGCATTCACACCTGGCAGCActggctctccctgcccctggctcTGCTCTACCTCTTAGCTCTCACTGCCAACATCCTTATCCTGATCATCATCAATCAGGAGGCCACACTGCACCAACCTATGTACCATTTCCTGGGCATCCTGGCTGTGGTAGACATGGGACTGGCTACCACCATCATGCCCAAGATTTTGGCCATCTTATGGTTCAGTGCCAAGGCCATCAGTCTCCCTGAGTGTTTTGCTCAGATGTATGTCATACATTGTTTTGTGGTTATGGAGTCAGGTATCTTTGTCTGCATGGCTATAGATAGATATGTAGCCATTTGCAAACCACTACGCTATCCAGCAATAGTTACTGATTCTTTTGTGGTCAAGGCAACTGTGTTCATGGCACTTAGAAACAGCCTGGCTACCATCCCAGTGCCTGTGTTGGCTGCTCAGAGACACTACTGCTCACAGAACCAAATTGAGCACTGCCTGTGCTCTAATCTTGGAGTCACTAGCTTATCCTGTGATGACAGGACAATCAACAGCATCTACCAGCTACTTCTGGCATGGACACTGATGGGGAGTGAcctggctttgatttttttatcGTATGTTTTGATACTTCACTCAGTACTGAAACTGAACTCAGCAGAAGCTGCTTCCAAAGCCCTAAGTACCTGCACTTCCCACCTCatcctcattttgttcttttacacAGTCATTGTTGTCATTTCCATCACCCATAGTGCAGCAATCACGTTTCCCCTTGTCCCAGTTCTACTCAATGTACTACACAATGTCATTCCTCCCGCCCTCAACCCCATAGTGTATGCACTCAAGAATAAGGAACTCAGGCATGGCTTATATAAAGCTCTTAAGTTGAACATCAAAAGCAACTAA
- the LOC125146687 gene encoding putative olfactory receptor 56B2, with product MFQHPGDSNISKFQVSEFILMGFPGIHTWQHWLSLPLALLYLLALTANILILIIINQEDTLHQPMYYFLGVLAVVDMGLGTNIVPKILAILWFNAKAISLPECFVQMYAIHCFMGMESGIFVCMAIDRYVAICKPLHYPSIITESFVVKATVLMALRNTLTTIPVPVLAAQRHYCSQNQIEHCLCSNLGVTSLSCDDRTINSIYQLLLAWTLMGSDLALIFLSYVLILHSVLKLNSAEAASKALSTCTSHFILILFFYTVVIVISITHSEAITLPLVPVLLNVLQNTIPPALNPMVYALKNKELRQGLHKFLKLDTKDN from the coding sequence ATGTTCCAGCATCCCGGAGATTCCAACATCTCTAAGTTCCAGGTCTCTGAGTTCATTCTGATGGGATTCCCAGGCATTCACACCTGGCAGCActggctctccctgcccctggctcTGCTCTACCTCTTAGCTCTCACTGCCAACATCCTTATCCTGATCATCATCAATCAGGAGGACACACTGCATCAGCCTATGTACTATTTCCTAGGGGTCCTGGCGGTAGTAGACATGGGTCTGGGTACCAACATCGTGCCCAAAATTTTGGCTATTTTATGGTTCAACGCTAAGGCCATCAGTCTCCCTGAGTGCTTTGTGCAGATGTATGCTATACATTGCTTTATGGGCATGGAGTCAGGTATCTTTGTCTGCATGGCTATAGATAGATATGTAGCCATTTGTAAACCACTACACTATCCATCAATAATCACTGAATCTTTTGTGGTCAAAGCAACTGTGCTCATGGCCCTCCGAAATACCCTAACTACCATCCCAGTGCCTGTGTTGGCTGCTCAGAGACACTACTGCTCACAGAACCAAATTGAGCACTGCCTGTGCTCTAATCTTGGAGTCACTAGCTTATCCTGTGATGACAGGACAATTAACAGCATCTACCAGCTACTTCTGGCATGGACACTGATGGGGAGTGAcctggctttgatttttttatcaTATGTTTTGATACTTCACTCAGTGCTGAAGCTGAACTCAGCAGAAGCTGCTTCCAAAGCCCTAAGTACCTGCACTTCCCACTTCATCCTAATCTTATTCTTCTACACAGTTGTCATTGTCATTTCCATCACCCATAGTGAAGCAATCACGCTTCCCCTTGTCCCAGTTCTTCTCAATGTACTTCAAAATACCATTCCTCCTGCCCTCAACCCTATGGTGTATGCACTCAAGAATAAGGAGCTGAGACAGGGCTTGCATAAGTTTCTAAAGCTAGACACTAAGGACAACTAA
- the LOC125146496 gene encoding putative olfactory receptor 56B2 — MFQDLTHSNISKFQVSEFILMGFPGIHTWQHWLSLPLALLYLLALTANILILIIINQEATLHQPMYHFLGILAVVDMGLATTIMPKILAILWFSAKAISLPECFAQMYVIHCFVGMESGIFVCMAIDRYVAICKPLHYPSIITESFVVKATVLMALRNTLTTIPVPVLAAQRHYCSQNQIEHCLCSNLGVTSLSCDDRTINSIYQLLLAWTLMGSDLALIFLSYVLILHSVLKLNSAEAASKALSTCTSHLILILFFYTVVIVISITHKATMTFPLVPVLLNVLHNVIPPALNPMVYALKNKELRQGFYKLLKLNIKGNERGRGSLR; from the coding sequence ATGTTCCAGGATCTCACACATTCCAACATCTCTAAGTTCCAGGTCTCTGAGTTCATTCTGATGGGATTCCCAGGCATTCACACCTGGCAGCActggctctccctgcccctggctcTGCTCTACCTCTTAGCTCTCACTGCCAACATCCTTATCCTGATCATCATCAATCAGGAGGCCACACTGCACCAACCTATGTACCATTTCCTGGGCATCCTGGCTGTGGTAGACATGGGACTGGCTACCACCATCATGCCCAAGATTTTGGCCATCTTATGGTTCAGTGCCAAGGCCATCAGTCTCCCTGAGTGTTTTGCTCAGATGTATGTCATACATTGCTTCGTGGGCATGGAGTCAGGTATCTTTGTCTGCATGGCTATAGATAGATATGTAGCCATTTGTAAACCACTACACTATCCGTCAATAATCACTGAATCTTTTGTGGTCAAAGCAACTGTGCTCATGGCCCTCCGAAATACCCTAACTACCATCCCAGTGCCTGTGTTGGCTGCTCAGAGACACTACTGCTCACAGAACCAAATTGAGCACTGCCTGTGCTCTAATCTTGGAGTCACTAGCTTATCCTGTGATGACAGGACAATCAACAGCATCTACCAGCTACTTCTGGCATGGACACTGATGGGGAGTGAcctggctttgatttttttatcaTATGTTTTGATACTTCACTCAGTGCTGAAGCTGAACTCAGCAGAAGCTGCTTCCAAAGCCCTAAGTACCTGCACTTCCCACCTCATCCTAATCCTGTTCTTCTACACAGTTGTCATTGTCATTTCTATCACCCATAAAGCAACAATGACGTTTCCCCTTGTCCCAGTTCTACTCAATGTACTACACAATGTCATTCCTCCTGCACTCAACCCCATGGTATATGCACTCAAGAACAAGGAGCTCAGGCAGGGCTTTTATAAGCTTCTGAAGCTGAACATCAAAGGCAACGAACGTGGAAGAGGCTCACTTAGGTAA